In the Ochrobactrum sp. Marseille-Q0166 genome, one interval contains:
- a CDS encoding branched-chain amino acid ABC transporter permease yields MIQKLFAVVVVLALFMALPVFLSESMLNAAVQMLIAALFATAFALLCGQAGMLSFGHAAYFGLGAFATVHAMNAFNGAGLLPTPLLPLAGAAIGLLAGLGAGYFSTKRSGTYFAMITLALAELLHALAPHLKEIFGGEAGVSSFRMPAWGFDFGSTTEIYYLVLGWSVLCIGLLWAFTFTPFGRLALGLRENKQRLKFLGYNTHVLATLVFALSAAFSGVAGSLQALNIEAANYVVLETHVSTAVLLNTFIGGAKVFFGPAIGAAAMTFFGHVTSDLTRSWLLYQGVIFMLVMMYLPRGIVGEIFARLKGGGGAINPLHLVGRIIGLLVAAAGFVTAIELTQRFFSTDYRAARQAGNWPAVEFAGHAWSPFAFATWALPLVLIVAGLCLVTGINRREARLQQEVKA; encoded by the coding sequence ATGATCCAGAAACTTTTTGCCGTCGTGGTTGTGCTGGCGCTGTTTATGGCGCTGCCGGTCTTTCTGTCGGAATCAATGTTGAATGCCGCTGTGCAGATGCTGATCGCCGCTTTGTTTGCCACGGCCTTTGCGCTGCTTTGTGGTCAGGCGGGGATGCTGTCCTTTGGTCATGCGGCCTATTTCGGGCTGGGGGCCTTTGCCACCGTCCATGCGATGAATGCCTTCAATGGTGCTGGCTTGCTGCCGACGCCACTTCTGCCACTGGCCGGGGCCGCTATCGGCTTGCTGGCGGGGCTGGGTGCGGGGTATTTCTCGACCAAGCGCAGCGGCACCTATTTCGCGATGATCACACTTGCGCTGGCCGAACTGTTGCATGCCCTTGCACCGCATCTTAAGGAGATATTCGGGGGCGAGGCAGGCGTATCTTCGTTCCGCATGCCCGCTTGGGGCTTCGATTTTGGCTCGACCACCGAGATCTATTATCTGGTGCTGGGATGGTCGGTTCTGTGTATCGGTCTCCTTTGGGCGTTCACCTTTACCCCCTTCGGACGGCTGGCCCTGGGCCTGCGCGAGAACAAGCAGCGGTTGAAGTTTCTGGGCTATAACACACATGTTCTGGCGACGCTTGTCTTCGCATTGTCAGCCGCCTTTTCCGGAGTCGCTGGGTCGTTGCAGGCCCTGAACATTGAGGCCGCGAACTATGTGGTTCTGGAAACACATGTTTCTACCGCCGTGTTGTTAAATACCTTTATCGGAGGGGCTAAAGTCTTCTTCGGCCCAGCAATCGGGGCGGCGGCTATGACCTTCTTCGGCCATGTCACCTCGGATCTGACTCGCAGCTGGCTTTTGTATCAGGGCGTGATCTTCATGCTGGTCATGATGTATCTGCCGCGCGGCATCGTGGGCGAGATATTCGCCCGGCTGAAGGGCGGGGGCGGTGCGATCAACCCGCTGCACCTGGTGGGCCGGATAATCGGTCTCCTTGTGGCCGCAGCCGGTTTCGTCACCGCAATCGAGCTAACCCAGCGTTTCTTCAGCACTGATTATCGGGCTGCCCGTCAAGCGGGCAACTGGCCTGCGGTTGAATTCGCAGGTCACGCTTGGAGCCCCTTCGCCTTTGCGACTTGGGCGCTACCCCTTGTGCTGATCGTGGCGGGCCTTTGTCTTGTGACCGGCATCAATCGCCGCGAGGCACGTCTTCAGCAGGAGGTAAAGGCATGA
- a CDS encoding branched-chain amino acid ABC transporter permease, with the protein MEQIIFALLNGAIYGLLLFMVSAGLTLIFGMMGVLNFAHASFYMIGAYLAYTLQPVTGFWLAIIIAPFLVAGLGVCVERFILRRVHAHGHAHELLVTFGLSVVIAEVIKMFYGNFPVDYSVPASLSFSAFTLGGMNYPFYRLFMGMVALLMFAVLFLLLTRTRIGIVVRAAIYRPRMVEALGHNVPVVFMGIFGIGAFLAGLAGSIAGAFYTTNPNMALELGVVVFVVVVVGGLGSMGGAMLASLLIGVMNSLAVGIRLSLADMLEPIGLGDWAREAGGVMTLQISSLAATLPFFLMLLVLLVRPSGLLGEKE; encoded by the coding sequence ATGGAGCAGATCATCTTCGCCCTCCTCAACGGGGCAATCTACGGGTTGCTGCTGTTCATGGTTTCGGCGGGTCTTACGCTGATTTTTGGCATGATGGGCGTGCTGAACTTCGCACATGCCTCATTCTACATGATCGGCGCTTATCTCGCCTATACATTGCAACCGGTGACGGGCTTCTGGTTAGCAATTATCATTGCGCCCTTTCTAGTCGCAGGTCTTGGTGTCTGCGTCGAACGGTTCATCCTGCGCCGGGTCCATGCTCACGGGCATGCCCACGAGCTGCTGGTGACCTTTGGCCTGTCAGTGGTAATCGCCGAAGTCATCAAGATGTTCTACGGCAACTTTCCTGTCGACTACAGTGTGCCGGCCAGCCTGAGCTTTTCGGCCTTTACGCTGGGTGGCATGAATTATCCGTTCTACCGGCTGTTCATGGGAATGGTCGCGCTGTTGATGTTTGCGGTGCTATTCCTGCTTCTGACCCGGACGCGCATCGGCATCGTGGTCCGCGCTGCTATCTATCGCCCCCGAATGGTAGAGGCGTTAGGCCATAATGTGCCTGTGGTCTTTATGGGGATCTTCGGCATAGGTGCCTTTCTGGCTGGCCTGGCCGGATCTATTGCAGGGGCTTTTTACACGACCAATCCGAATATGGCGCTGGAACTTGGCGTTGTGGTCTTTGTCGTCGTTGTGGTCGGCGGCCTTGGCTCGATGGGTGGGGCCATGCTGGCCTCGCTGCTGATCGGCGTGATGAATTCGCTGGCGGTGGGGATCAGATTATCTCTGGCCGATATGCTTGAGCCCATCGGCCTGGGTGACTGGGCGCGCGAGGCTGGAGGCGTGATGACGCTGCAGATATCAAGCCTGGCCGCGACGCTGCCGTTCTTTCTGATGCTACTGGTCCTGCTGGTCCGCCCGTCCGGATTGCTCGGCGAGAAGGAATGA
- a CDS encoding branched-chain amino acid ABC transporter substrate-binding protein, with translation MFKSALFCSAFMVMVAGEVVAEPLKVALVETLSGAQASTGLLYRTAVLYEIDRINAAGGFRGEKIELAEYDSQGGPVGAADRVKAAIADGARVILQGSSSSVAGQISEDVRKYNLRNKGREVLYINLGGEALELTGEKCHFHIIRTSPNATIRFQTLTKGMRELGLMGDKVYSINQNYSWGVDVQSIVEANAAPVGYTVVGKTLHDVNKIQDFSPYVAQIQQSGADTVLTGNWSNDLLLLMKATSDAKLQVRFGTSFLDQPGNIGNAGAVAEGHVMSAPYNPELNESSKVFAEDYKAKSGHYPAYVEPYGVFGMQLFGAALKTLETGIEPVTADQIVLAMEKTQIETPTGTLSIRSADHQAEMPMIIQQVSKEAAFKVDGTEYGFKPLKVYSGADSADPVQASCKMKRPG, from the coding sequence ATGTTTAAGTCAGCACTGTTTTGTTCGGCTTTTATGGTAATGGTCGCGGGTGAGGTAGTGGCCGAGCCGTTGAAGGTCGCGTTGGTCGAGACCCTTTCCGGGGCGCAGGCATCTACCGGTCTGCTATACCGCACCGCTGTGCTTTATGAGATCGATAGGATTAATGCCGCCGGTGGTTTCCGCGGCGAAAAGATTGAGCTTGCGGAATATGACAGCCAGGGCGGGCCGGTCGGTGCAGCCGACCGGGTCAAGGCCGCGATTGCCGATGGCGCGCGAGTGATCCTGCAGGGGTCATCATCCTCGGTTGCGGGGCAGATTTCCGAAGATGTGCGCAAATACAACCTGCGCAACAAGGGCCGCGAAGTCCTTTACATCAACCTTGGCGGCGAGGCGCTGGAGCTAACAGGCGAGAAGTGCCACTTCCACATCATCCGCACCAGTCCGAACGCGACGATCCGCTTCCAGACCCTGACCAAGGGAATGCGCGAGCTGGGACTTATGGGTGACAAGGTTTATTCGATCAACCAGAACTACTCTTGGGGCGTCGATGTGCAATCGATCGTGGAGGCCAATGCTGCACCCGTCGGCTATACGGTCGTCGGCAAGACCCTACATGACGTGAACAAGATTCAGGACTTCTCACCCTATGTGGCCCAGATCCAGCAATCGGGTGCAGATACAGTCCTGACTGGGAACTGGTCGAACGATCTGCTGCTGCTGATGAAGGCGACCTCAGATGCTAAGCTGCAGGTGCGATTTGGGACGTCATTCCTTGATCAGCCCGGCAATATCGGCAATGCCGGTGCGGTCGCTGAAGGGCATGTCATGTCCGCGCCCTATAACCCCGAACTGAACGAGTCGAGTAAGGTGTTTGCCGAGGATTACAAGGCGAAGTCAGGACATTATCCTGCCTATGTCGAACCTTACGGTGTCTTCGGCATGCAGCTGTTCGGCGCAGCATTGAAGACGCTGGAAACCGGCATCGAACCGGTCACCGCCGATCAAATCGTGCTGGCCATGGAAAAAACCCAGATCGAAACGCCCACCGGTACGCTGAGCATCCGGTCCGCTGACCATCAGGCCGAAATGCCGATGATCATTCAGCAGGTCTCGAAAGAGGCGGCGTTCAAGGTCGATGGGACCGAATACGGCTTCAAACCGCTGAAAGTGTATTCGGGTGCAGATTCCGCCGACCCGGTTCAGGCAAGTTGCAAGATGAAACGCCCGGGCTGA
- a CDS encoding FadR/GntR family transcriptional regulator produces the protein MGKQLTEEIAAELSHRIHSGEFGPGQRLPSERELSAYYAVSRPVVREALSHLKSGGLVEARAGSGVFVTADRESRFFRMPEIDLDEAESLAQVMELLLAVEVAATRSAAQHRTDADLKLIRRELIGLEYAIASDRLGDDEDFAFHRAIVAATHNPHFISLSQHLEAGARSVIRRARSNTRANLPIELDAVQAEHQAIYQAIADADPAAAAAAAARHLENASERAKLYRRNSAVSNKDQLNGNGSKDRT, from the coding sequence ATGGGAAAACAGCTCACCGAAGAAATAGCGGCAGAGCTCAGCCACCGCATCCACAGCGGCGAGTTCGGCCCCGGCCAACGCCTGCCCAGCGAAAGGGAATTAAGCGCGTATTACGCTGTGTCGCGCCCAGTTGTACGCGAGGCTTTGTCGCATCTGAAATCGGGGGGGCTGGTCGAAGCGCGGGCCGGATCTGGGGTTTTTGTGACAGCGGATCGCGAATCGCGCTTTTTTCGCATGCCGGAAATTGATCTCGATGAAGCGGAATCACTGGCCCAAGTTATGGAGTTGCTTCTCGCCGTCGAGGTCGCAGCAACCCGCAGCGCCGCACAGCACAGAACTGATGCAGATCTTAAGTTAATTCGACGAGAGCTCATAGGCCTCGAGTATGCGATCGCCAGCGACCGTCTCGGGGATGACGAAGACTTCGCTTTTCATCGGGCCATCGTCGCCGCTACCCACAACCCCCACTTCATCTCCCTGTCACAGCACCTTGAGGCCGGAGCAAGAAGTGTGATCAGACGAGCTCGCTCCAACACGCGAGCAAACTTGCCGATTGAGCTCGACGCCGTTCAGGCAGAACATCAGGCGATTTACCAAGCTATCGCCGATGCAGATCCTGCTGCTGCGGCTGCCGCTGCGGCACGCCATTTGGAAAATGCCAGTGAGCGAGCAAAGCTATATCGCCGAAATTCTGCGGTCAGTAATAAGGATCAGCTGAATGGCAACGGGTCGAAGGATAGGACCTGA
- a CDS encoding IS3 family transposase (programmed frameshift), which yields MRRATRKHYSAEDKIRIVLEGLRGEDSIAGICRREGIGESLYYSWPKEFLEAGKKLLAGNTARSATSDEVRSLGRESRDLKEALADVILENRLLKKKHDRGWGRRRMRYPATEKLGIFRLVEQSHLSARPLLDKLGIPRPTFYRWYDRFQTHGFEGLEDQTSAPSRVWNRIPDDIRDRIIEMALDHADLSPRERAVKFTDTESYFVSEALVYRLLKVHDLITSPASIVIKANDEFKDKTTRPNKMWQTDFTYLKVVGWGWFYLSTILDDYSRYIIAWKLCTSMKVEDVTDTLDLALATSGCDKVKVEHRPRLLSDNASCYVASDLGDWLDKYKISQGHGAPGHPQTQGKIERWHQTLKNRILLENYFFKQDLEAQIAAFVDHYNHRRYHESLDNLTPADVDFRRGQTILIERERIKRDTIKKPRLNHQAKAA from the exons ATACGGCGCGCGACGCGCAAGCATTATTCTGCAGAGGATAAAATCCGTATTGTGTTGGAAGGCCTGCGTGGCGAGGACAGCATTGCCGGGATTTGTCGCCGTGAGGGGATCGGCGAGAGCCTGTATTATAGCTGGCCGAAGGAGTTTCTCGAAGCTGGCAAGAAACTCCTTGCTGGCAATACGGCCCGCTCGGCGACCAGTGACGAGGTTCGGTCACTGGGTCGTGAAAGCCGTGACCTGAAAGAGGCATTGGCCGACGTCATACTGGAAAACCGCCTGCTCAA AAAAAAGCATGATCGGGGATGGGGGCGACGACGAATGAGATATCCCGCCACCGAAAAGCTTGGGATCTTCCGGCTTGTGGAGCAGTCGCATTTGTCAGCTAGGCCCCTCCTCGACAAGCTGGGCATTCCAAGACCGACCTTCTATCGATGGTATGATCGTTTCCAGACCCACGGTTTCGAGGGGCTGGAAGACCAGACGTCCGCACCGTCACGGGTATGGAACCGCATTCCTGATGACATCCGGGATCGCATCATCGAAATGGCGCTGGACCACGCCGACCTGTCACCACGAGAGCGGGCGGTGAAGTTCACCGATACGGAAAGTTATTTTGTATCAGAGGCTTTGGTCTATCGTCTGCTCAAGGTCCACGACCTGATCACGTCACCAGCCTCTATTGTCATCAAGGCCAATGATGAGTTCAAGGACAAGACCACGCGGCCGAATAAAATGTGGCAGACCGACTTCACCTATCTGAAAGTTGTCGGTTGGGGCTGGTTTTATTTGTCGACCATCCTTGATGACTATTCCCGCTACATCATCGCCTGGAAACTGTGCACCAGCATGAAAGTCGAGGATGTCACCGATACACTCGACCTGGCACTGGCAACTTCAGGCTGCGATAAGGTCAAGGTCGAACACCGTCCCCGCCTGCTGTCGGACAACGCTTCATGTTACGTCGCTTCCGACCTTGGTGACTGGCTGGACAAATACAAAATCAGCCAAGGCCATGGCGCTCCCGGTCATCCGCAAACGCAGGGCAAGATCGAACGCTGGCACCAGACGCTCAAGAACCGCATCCTGCTCGAAAACTACTTCTTCAAGCAGGACCTCGAAGCCCAGATCGCAGCCTTCGTCGATCACTACAATCATCGCAGATACCACGAGAGCCTCGACAATCTCACCCCGGCTGACGTTGACTTCCGACGTGGACAGACCATCCTAATCGAACGCGAAAGGATCAAACGAGACACCATCAAAAAACCCCGCTTAAACCACCAGGCCAAAGCAGCTTAA
- a CDS encoding NAD(P)/FAD-dependent oxidoreductase, whose protein sequence is MDTVDVLILGAGAAGMMCAVEAAKRGRSVLVLDHSKTPGDKIRISGGGRCNFTNIHTSPKNFISQNPHFCISALSRYTPTDFINLVKRYDISFHEKTLGQLFCDGSAIQIIKMLRNEMEINGAHLQLQTSIESVSKTDRGFVVRHSHGTTIAQSLVVATGGKSIPKMGATGLGYEIASSFGLKLVETRPGLVPLTFEPHLLERLKPLAGVAVDAKVHCGKTQFSEAALFTHRGVSGPAILQISSYWREGSEIAMSMAPEVNVLEKLRILRRENGKQALQTALASFLPKKLAQIIAADISAPDKLADMSDEILRQVDSAVNNWTVKPAGSEGYRTAEVTIGGVDTKELNSKTMEANKVSGLYFIGEVVDVTGWLGGYNFQWAWSSGWSAGHVV, encoded by the coding sequence TTGGACACGGTTGATGTTTTGATTTTGGGTGCGGGCGCGGCAGGCATGATGTGTGCTGTCGAAGCTGCGAAGCGTGGCCGTTCGGTTCTTGTCCTTGATCACTCAAAGACACCGGGCGATAAAATCAGAATCTCTGGCGGTGGAAGGTGTAACTTCACGAACATTCACACCAGTCCTAAAAACTTTATTTCTCAAAATCCGCATTTTTGCATTTCTGCATTAAGCCGCTATACGCCAACCGACTTCATCAACCTTGTGAAACGCTATGATATCTCGTTTCATGAAAAGACACTTGGTCAGCTTTTTTGCGATGGATCGGCCATCCAGATTATAAAAATGCTGCGTAATGAGATGGAGATCAACGGCGCTCATCTGCAGCTTCAAACTTCCATTGAGAGTGTGAGCAAAACGGACAGGGGATTCGTGGTTCGCCATTCTCACGGCACCACGATTGCGCAATCGCTCGTTGTTGCGACCGGTGGTAAGTCCATTCCAAAAATGGGCGCCACAGGATTAGGTTATGAAATTGCTTCAAGCTTCGGACTAAAGCTTGTCGAAACGCGCCCCGGCTTGGTGCCTTTGACGTTTGAACCGCATCTTCTGGAACGCCTGAAGCCATTGGCAGGTGTTGCGGTCGATGCAAAGGTGCACTGCGGAAAAACGCAGTTTTCAGAGGCCGCGTTGTTTACGCATCGTGGCGTAAGCGGGCCAGCTATCTTGCAGATCTCGTCTTATTGGCGGGAAGGCAGCGAGATAGCCATGTCCATGGCACCGGAAGTCAATGTACTTGAAAAACTGCGTATACTGCGAAGAGAAAACGGCAAACAAGCTTTGCAGACTGCTTTAGCTTCATTTCTTCCAAAAAAACTCGCGCAAATTATTGCAGCCGATATTTCCGCTCCTGATAAACTGGCCGATATGTCGGATGAAATTCTGCGCCAGGTTGACAGTGCGGTAAATAATTGGACGGTCAAGCCTGCTGGTTCTGAAGGTTATCGCACTGCGGAAGTAACTATTGGTGGCGTAGACACGAAAGAGCTAAATTCCAAAACCATGGAAGCAAACAAAGTATCGGGCCTTTATTTTATCGGCGAAGTCGTGGATGTCACCGGATGGCTTGGCGGGTATAACTTTCAATGGGCGTGGTCTTCGGGCTGGAGTGCAGGCCACGTTGTTTGA
- a CDS encoding sigma-70 family RNA polymerase sigma factor translates to MLAVSSRRDVDAFEVIFKHFAPRVKAYMAKLSADTQTAEELMQETMITVWNKADQFDFSKGALSTWIFTIARNQRVDALRRARRPEFDPTDPAFVPDEEQPADMRIVDRQSASQLRAAMADLPKEQSTLLELAYFEESTHSAIAKKLNLPIGTVKSRLRLAFSKLRAALEHSGAR, encoded by the coding sequence ATGCTGGCGGTCAGTTCCCGGCGCGACGTGGACGCATTCGAGGTGATTTTCAAGCATTTCGCACCACGGGTGAAGGCCTATATGGCTAAACTGTCTGCCGATACGCAAACAGCGGAAGAATTAATGCAAGAGACCATGATTACGGTCTGGAACAAGGCAGATCAGTTTGATTTTTCCAAAGGCGCCTTGTCGACCTGGATTTTCACCATCGCACGCAACCAGCGCGTTGACGCTTTACGACGAGCCCGACGCCCGGAGTTTGACCCAACCGATCCAGCCTTTGTGCCCGACGAGGAGCAACCAGCCGACATGAGGATCGTGGACCGGCAGTCCGCCAGCCAGTTGCGCGCGGCAATGGCTGATTTACCGAAAGAACAAAGCACTCTCCTGGAACTCGCTTATTTCGAGGAAAGCACACATAGTGCCATCGCAAAGAAGTTGAACCTTCCGATCGGCACGGTCAAATCTCGCCTGCGGCTGGCATTCAGCAAATTGCGCGCAGCGCTCGAACACTCGGGAGCGCGATGA
- a CDS encoding ChrR family anti-sigma-E factor codes for MNIKHHVSDELLSSYAAGTLAEGWSIAVATHLALCPSCRSRLKQFEQIGGQLLETVEPGTIEASTWDNFKGRLQKAPPSPAHSAPRTEIKMPAVIPEPLRSYVGGDLPDLKWKSLGRGAYQVPIKTRDGETQVRLLRIPAGKPVPEHGHGGRELTLVLSGSFHDGTGLFARGDIEDADADLVHQPIASPDGDCICLAVTDAPLKFQSWLMRLVQPLIGI; via the coding sequence ATGAATATCAAACATCATGTGAGCGACGAACTCCTCTCGAGCTATGCCGCCGGCACACTGGCCGAAGGCTGGAGCATTGCTGTCGCCACCCATCTTGCGCTGTGCCCGTCCTGCCGTTCCCGGCTCAAACAATTTGAGCAAATTGGCGGACAGCTTCTTGAAACGGTTGAACCCGGGACGATTGAAGCATCCACATGGGACAACTTCAAAGGCAGGCTTCAGAAAGCTCCGCCCTCACCCGCGCATTCGGCACCACGCACCGAAATAAAAATGCCTGCCGTGATACCGGAGCCACTGCGATCTTACGTCGGCGGCGATTTACCGGACCTGAAATGGAAATCGCTTGGTCGGGGCGCCTATCAAGTACCGATCAAAACGCGCGACGGCGAAACGCAGGTTCGCCTTTTGCGAATTCCCGCGGGGAAGCCGGTGCCCGAGCATGGGCATGGCGGTCGCGAACTGACATTGGTGCTAAGCGGCAGTTTCCATGATGGCACCGGACTGTTCGCGCGCGGCGATATTGAAGACGCGGATGCTGATCTTGTGCATCAGCCAATTGCCTCGCCTGATGGCGATTGTATCTGCCTTGCCGTGACTGATGCACCGCTAAAATTCCAGAGCTGGCTTATGCGACTCGTACAGCCATTGATTGGCATTTAG
- a CDS encoding TspO/MBR family protein → MQKLGLLAVFAFVIVVVGMAIGIGFPPGEWYASLQKPWFTPPNAAFAPIWTILYVFIAIAGWRTWISDSGWSRRGPWFGQMILNFLWSPIFFGAHLTILGLVVIIGVWLCVLLFIIRAWQPDRISALLFVPYLIWLSLATALNAAIVVLN, encoded by the coding sequence ATGCAAAAATTGGGGCTTCTGGCTGTCTTTGCATTCGTTATTGTCGTGGTGGGAATGGCAATCGGGATTGGGTTCCCGCCGGGTGAATGGTATGCATCGCTTCAAAAGCCGTGGTTTACCCCGCCCAATGCAGCTTTCGCTCCGATATGGACGATCCTGTATGTCTTCATTGCGATTGCGGGCTGGCGGACATGGATCAGTGATTCCGGTTGGAGTCGTCGCGGTCCCTGGTTTGGCCAGATGATTTTAAACTTCCTGTGGTCGCCGATTTTCTTTGGCGCTCATTTGACCATACTGGGACTTGTCGTGATCATCGGCGTCTGGCTTTGTGTGCTACTGTTCATCATTCGTGCATGGCAACCAGATCGTATCTCGGCGCTGCTATTCGTGCCGTATCTGATATGGCTGTCGCTGGCGACCGCGTTGAACGCGGCAATTGTCGTGTTGAACTAA
- a CDS encoding DUF2177 family protein: MKDYLIAYGATALAFLAIDAVWLSNMANVIYRPIMGDMMLSGFRLAPAIVFYVIFVFGLVFFAVKPGLIAGNASVTLVNGALLGFIAYATYDLTNQATLKNWSWALTIADMIWGTVLSAASAYIGYWVTSRISG; the protein is encoded by the coding sequence ATGAAAGATTATCTCATAGCCTATGGCGCAACGGCGCTTGCTTTTCTGGCTATTGATGCCGTTTGGCTCTCCAATATGGCCAACGTGATTTATCGTCCGATTATGGGCGATATGATGCTGTCAGGGTTTCGTTTGGCACCGGCTATCGTTTTCTATGTGATCTTTGTGTTTGGACTGGTGTTCTTTGCGGTAAAGCCCGGACTTATTGCTGGTAACGCTTCTGTTACACTTGTTAATGGAGCGCTTCTAGGATTTATTGCCTATGCGACCTACGATCTCACCAATCAGGCGACACTGAAAAACTGGTCTTGGGCGCTGACGATCGCTGATATGATATGGGGTACTGTTCTGTCTGCTGCCTCTGCCTATATTGGCTATTGGGTGACATCGCGGATCAGCGGATAA
- a CDS encoding DUF2147 domain-containing protein, producing MKWIVVIGMVTVLFPLSVHAAEINGNWARGDGKARVKIAGCGKDICATNTWIKPGTPKEKAGDRLVMSINKTSEGLYSGTAFDPQRNLNYKISVKVDGDHMTSNGCVLAGILCRSVGWTRIK from the coding sequence ATGAAATGGATAGTGGTGATCGGCATGGTGACGGTTTTGTTTCCTCTCTCGGTGCACGCCGCAGAGATCAATGGAAACTGGGCGAGGGGAGATGGTAAGGCTCGGGTAAAAATTGCCGGATGCGGCAAGGATATTTGCGCCACCAATACCTGGATCAAACCCGGGACACCGAAAGAGAAAGCGGGAGACCGGCTGGTGATGAGCATCAACAAAACTTCTGAGGGCCTATATTCAGGCACCGCTTTCGATCCGCAACGCAACCTTAACTACAAGATTAGTGTGAAGGTTGATGGTGACCATATGACTTCCAATGGCTGTGTTCTGGCTGGCATCCTGTGTCGGAGTGTGGGCTGGACCCGAATTAAATAA
- a CDS encoding cyclopropane-fatty-acyl-phospholipid synthase family protein, whose product MSQLDEYHRLPASSRIDRTAFSPSAIVLKRLLKQVRHGRLVLSLPGGEVLAANGSSPGPEAKIEIIKWNSLRRLLTGGDIGFAQAYIEGEWTSPDLTSVIRFAVRNRDTLLSTLRGSIWMRALNRIGHLLNANTRRGSRRNIEAHYDLGNDFYARWLDPSMLYSSGIWSETSDSLESAQGQKLQRIAEKLAVENGEKILEIGCGWGALASYLAKHQGAHVTGITLSPSQLAWAAQLVAQRGQNNSVDLRLQDYRDVQGQFDRIVSIEMFEAVGEAYWPEYFATLKRCLKPNGRAVLQVISIEETRYEDYRRKADFIQKFIFPGGFLPSDQVFERDLVKAGLVLKETEHFGHSYALTLAEWRQRFIANWPEIQKLGFDDKFRRLWEYYLCYCEGGFEEGAINVGLYTIEHA is encoded by the coding sequence ATGAGCCAACTCGACGAATATCATCGACTACCCGCGTCAAGCCGGATAGACCGGACCGCTTTCAGCCCCTCGGCTATAGTGTTGAAGCGGCTGCTGAAACAGGTCCGGCATGGGCGCTTGGTGCTTTCACTCCCCGGTGGAGAGGTTCTGGCCGCCAATGGCTCCTCACCCGGACCGGAAGCGAAGATCGAAATCATCAAGTGGAACAGCCTGCGTCGGTTGCTGACGGGCGGGGATATTGGCTTTGCGCAAGCCTATATCGAGGGTGAATGGACATCCCCTGATCTGACCTCGGTCATCCGTTTTGCGGTGCGCAATCGCGATACGTTGCTTTCTACGTTGCGCGGGTCGATCTGGATGCGGGCATTGAACCGTATCGGCCATCTGCTTAATGCCAATACGCGGCGTGGAAGCCGTCGAAACATTGAAGCACATTATGATCTCGGCAATGATTTCTATGCGCGATGGCTTGATCCTTCGATGTTGTATTCATCGGGAATCTGGAGCGAGACGAGCGATAGCCTTGAGAGTGCGCAGGGACAAAAATTGCAGCGTATCGCTGAGAAACTGGCGGTTGAGAACGGCGAGAAAATTCTCGAAATCGGGTGTGGCTGGGGTGCACTGGCGAGCTATCTTGCAAAGCATCAGGGTGCGCATGTGACGGGAATAACCCTCTCGCCATCGCAGCTTGCCTGGGCAGCGCAGCTTGTCGCGCAGAGGGGGCAGAATAATTCAGTTGATCTGCGCTTGCAGGATTATCGCGATGTTCAGGGTCAGTTCGACCGCATTGTATCAATCGAGATGTTTGAGGCCGTCGGCGAAGCCTATTGGCCTGAATATTTCGCAACGCTGAAGCGGTGCCTCAAACCCAACGGCAGAGCGGTCTTACAGGTCATTTCGATCGAGGAAACACGTTACGAGGACTATCGCCGCAAGGCCGACTTCATCCAGAAATTCATCTTTCCGGGCGGCTTTTTGCCTTCAGATCAGGTGTTTGAGCGTGATCTTGTGAAGGCTGGTCTGGTGTTAAAGGAGACAGAGCATTTCGGCCACTCCTATGCGCTGACACTTGCCGAATGGCGTCAGCGTTTCATCGCCAACTGGCCGGAAATCCAAAAGCTTGGTTTCGACGATAAATTCCGGCGGCTTTGGGAATATTACCTTTGCTATTGCGAAGGGGGATTTGAAGAAGGCGCGATCAATGTCGGCCTTTACACGATTGAACATGCTTAG